A segment of the Vibrio aquimaris genome:
CATACCACTTAGTGCCGCATCAGCGTGTATATAATAATTCTCTCTATCTAACCCTAATACCGAAAGGTCGTGTTGGATTCGCTCAATATCATCGGTTGCACCACGCATAGTTGTCCCAATATTGGCAAAAATAATGGGGTTGCTCTGCTTGTCGCTTTGTATCTGTTCTATTAAGTGTACGTAATTAATTTCCCCACTAGATAATGAAGATATTTTTCTAGCGGGAATATTGAGCATCTTAACTATTTTTGCTATCGAGTAATGCGTCTCTTCGGAGTAATAAATAGTTCCAGTAGGAAACAGTTCACGGGCTAGGTAACATGAAAATAAGTTTCCTTCAGTTCCACCATTAGAGATATAACCCCAACTCTCTTTATTGGATATCCTAAATAACTTGGAAAAGAATGCCATTACTTCTCGTTCAAATTCAAAAGTATTGAGTTTGTAATTATTTCCAATTCGCCAATCTCCGCAGTTATTGATGGAGAATTTCAAGAATTTTTCGAGAACCGAATAATCAAAGTCAGCAGATTCTGGATAACCGACATTAAAATGTTGATTTTCTTTGCAGTAAAGCCAAAACTCATTGAGCTTACAAAGATCATCATTGGATAACTTCATTATTTAGCCTGTTGTTATGAGTTGAAAAATGATAAGGCGCATAAAGTTTTTATGCGCCTTAAGCTAAGTTGTCATGGATTTCTAGTAGCCTATGATTATCGCTCTTTTCTTTTCTTCTAATCGTGCCCACCAATTAACCACACTGGGCTCATGACTTAACTCTTGGTAATCAATGGTGACGCCAATCTGATTTAGATCTGAGGCAATCTTCATTATTCGGTTGGAATCGAAGCCATAGTTTAGGAGGTTTTTTTCCGGATCGAGTCCTCTAGGGTCATCGAGTAGGGCTTGTACCTTTTCATAAAGCCATTGGTAGCTTAGTACTGTCTTTGGTTCTAACACCGTCTGTGTGTTAATAACGTAACCCGTGTAGTTAGCCACATAACTCAATGCGCTAATGTGATCCTGATATGATAAATCCGCTACAGCGTCACTGACCATAAACGCCTGAATATTTTTCTTCAGGGCATCGGTAGCGGTGATTCTACCGCCTAAGTTAGCATACAAGCCAGTGATCAGCAGTTGGTCTCGACCGAGTTCTTGTAGGTGCTGAGCAAGCTCATCGGACTGCATTGCGCTGTAATGAGACTTACTAATCACGATATCGCCCTCTTCTGGAGCAATATAGGGTGTGATCATCTTTGAGCAAGGGGAGATTTCCTCGAAGCCCCAAAAATCCTCAATTAGAGGATGATCATGGTTTATGGCGTTAAACGTTATTTGCGTGTAGACAATAGGTATGTTTTTTTGTTTTGCCCAGTCTTTGATCTTGGCAATATTGCCTAACAAAGTGGGGAGCAAAACAGAATCTGGATCGTAGATATCAACAAAATAGCGCTGCATGTCATGTATTAGAAGTACAGCTCTGTTGGCTTCTAGCTGCCAGTCTGTTTTGTTTAAAAATGATGTCCTACTGGGCATTGGGTAACTGACGTTTTTTGGTAGTGGCATGGCCTTATTCCTCAAATTTCTTTGGCCTTCGACAAGGCGAATTGATAGATTAGTTAATGCAACAAGTTTCATTTTAGTGCAGTTTGCCAATTTTGCGCTTTAAACTATCCAAATAAACCCGATTTTTTGTCATATTTTGATGTACATTAAAGCTGCCACTTAGTACGTCACACTGGCATTAAAGCTGGAAGCTAAGAGTAACAAGTATTCTATCTATTTAATAAATATATATTTTTATTGTAAATGATTACTGTTTATAAAATAATGCTCTTGACAGTAAATTAATCAACACAGAGCATATGAGTGATTAATTAAACTCTCATGTTGGCTATTACAGTTAAGTGCTATGTCGGTTAAGTTTCTAAATCATTAACTCCATTTAGTTACCCCATGTATCGCTTTGTATAAAACGAGCCACTAAGGCTCCACTAATAAGTAGCAAAAGAAGGTGTGGTATGTTCGATTCTTCAAGTCTTCCCGATGAGCATTCAAAGAGGTTTGTCGCTGTACTCAATAAAAAAGTGGAAATGGGGAGATTATTTAATGCGCTGGGTCATATGTCAGTGGGGCTCGTCGATCAAGTCGGTGATGTTGAAAAACTGTGCTTTCTGCAATACCAAGACAAGGATGAAGGCATACATCCATCGATTTCACATTATCCTTTCATTGTTCTAAAAGCTGATAACTCAAATAAAATCAGAAAAGTGCGCAATGAGCTCCTAGAGCGAAACATTCCGTTTACCGATTTTGCCGATACCATGATTGTTGGCTCGTCACAACAGCAAGTTGTCGCTACGTCGGAAAAAGCAGAACACGAGTTAGAGTATTTCGGCATTTGTATGTTTGGCGATACAGAAGAGCTAAAAGAAATTACTGGAAAGTTTAGCCTTTTTAAGTAGATGGTGACAAGGGCGGGCAAATCTGAACTGATAAAAGTCGCCCTTTTTTATCATTGGCTAAGGGCTTTTCAACATCGCATTTCCATAGTGATCAGGTCCCAAACTTGACCGTCCCAAGAGCGTTCTCCTTTTTCAAGAGCAGTTTCGACAAAGCCTAATGACTCATAACAACGCTTTGCGGTTGTATTTGTGTTAAACACAGCGAGTGATAATAGTTCAGCTCGGTAACTTTGTTTGGTCAGAGTGATGAGATTGGCTAACATCAGTTTTGCGATGCCTTGCCCTCGAAAGTGCTCAGATACAAAAACACGGCATATGCGAAAGTGCGTGTCTGAGACTTTAAATAATTCAACGAATCCAGCCTCTGTCCCTTGTACGACATAGATAAATGGAAAAACATTGGCTTGATTATAGTGCTCATCAATTTGAGTTACATCTAAAGGGAAGTTAAAGCTTGGTCCTCCCCATTGATAATTGAGTTTTTCAGCGTCAATCCAGTGGATAAGTAGGCTGTAATCTTGAGTATTAAATGCTCTCAGTGCCATGGTTGTTTCTCTCGATAGTTATCTTATTGCCAGTAGACTTGGCTAGTTTAAGCTACTATACCTATCTCCCAATAAGCGAGTTTCACACTAATAACCTGATATAAATCACATTTATAGGTTTGTGACTGTTGTTTATCTTTGATAAATCTTAGTTTGTTTTATATTCGTCCACCTTACTGAATCTATGGTGCACTTATGGGCATATGGTTAGTCGTCAAAAAATGGTTTGAGTCGCATGTCTTTCATATTAGTAATAAAAATATTTTTATTTTAAGCATTTTGTATGTTGGGCTTTCATGGTGGCTGCTTTGGCTAGCAGGCGAAGCTGATCTAACACAAAACGGCTCACAGTTTATTTATTACTTGATGGTGACCGCTTCAACTGTGGGTTATGGCGACCTATCACCTTCATCGAATGCAGGCAAATGGGTTGTCGCATTATTTGTCATTCCGGGTGGTTTAAGTTTATTTGCTGCGGTTTTGGGGCGAGCGGCATCTGGAGCAATAGAGTATTGGCGGGCAGGCATATTAGGCAAGCGGAGAATTAGGATGGATAATCACATATTACTTTTGGGTTGGAATGGCCAGCGTACAATACACCTTATTCGTATGTTGCAACATGAAGAAGAAGGGAAACGTCCGATTGTGTTGTGCTGCCGGTCTGAGATTGAGAATCCGTTGCCAGGTCAAATTGGCTTCGTCAAAGTGACCAGTTACACGGATTCCCAAGAAATGAAACTAACCAATGTGGGCGAGGCAAGCTGCATCATTGTCGATAACCTTGAAGATGATATTACTTTATCAGCTGCTCTCTATTGCGCCAATATCAACCCCAATGCTCATCTTTTGGCGTATTTTAAAGATGAAGCCTTAGGCCATTTACTCAGTCAGCATTGCCCAAAAGCGGAATGTATTCCGGCGGTGGGGGCTGAAATGCTTGCTAAATCGGCGGTAGACCCAGGTTCTAGTGCACTCCATCAAGAGCTACTCGCTTCCACTCGAGGTATGACACAATATTCTGTGCTTTACCCACAAGACGCAGCTGACACTCGCGTCGAATCTCTTTTCACATTTATAAAGCAAGAATATCAAGCGACGCTGATCGCCATAGATACAGGCTCTGGTATTAAACTCAACCCTGAATTGACTACCTCAGTGTCAGCGGGCAGTCGCTTATTTTATATTGCGGATGAGCGAATTGAAGCTTTTAACTGGAAATTGTTAATGGAAAAGTAAAGCATTTCCATCAATGGTAGTATTGCTCTAGCCGATACTGCCAAGCCCCCCCACCAACGATACCTGATCCCAGTTTTTCTATTATTCAACCTGCCATTCGATGATTTGGTGACGATTAAATATTTAGCTGGAAAAATAAACCTTTTAAAGAACAATTACTTTTAGAGCATTCACTTTAACTAAGGTGTTTACCTGATATTGCTTGATATCTGTTCGATCCAAAATCTTGCCGAAAACATGACTTTTTATTTTTAAATAGCTTTTCAGTAGGAAATTCGATGCAAAAAAGTTTAATAGTTTTGGCCATGGGTTTATGTACGCCGTTTTTTTCTGTTTCTAGTGAGGTATCAGCGGTTGACGATGCACCGGCTCCAAGAATTATAGGTGGCTCAGCTACGAGTAAAAATGACTGGCCGTTTATGGCGGCTATGGTGGCTAAGTTCACTTCTGATACACAACAAGGCCAATTTTGTGGTGCAAGCTTTATAGGGGGAAGGTATGTGCTAACCGCAGCTCACTGCGTTAACGGTATAGAAGCGGATGAATTTGATGTAGCAGTGGGTGTTCATGACTTAAGCCATATATCTAATGAAGGGCAACGTATTGCTGTTCGTTCCTACTATATGCACCAAGACTACAATGAACGCACGATGAGTAATGATATCGCTATTGTTGAATTAGAACATCCAGTCGCATCACCGCAAGTTAAAGTAGCTGAAGAAGTGGATGTAAATAACTTAAATTCAGGTGATACCCTGACTGTAACAGGGTGGGGAAGGCAAGATGCTTATAACCCCTTGTCGTTTTCCAAGACTCTTTTCAAAGTTGATGTGCCTTTTGTTGACAAAGGGACATGTCAAAATTTAGGGCTCGATTATTTTTTAATTGGTGATGATGCTATTTGTGCTGGTGACTTGGCGGGAGGCAAAGATTCATGCCAAGGGGATAGCGGTGGCCCACTGATGACTAAGATTGGTAATGACTATAAACAAGTCGGGGTTGTGAGCTGGGGCCTTGGCTGCGGGAACCCAAATGCTCCTGGTGTTTATGCGAATGTTGGCCACTTTGAAGGCAATGGCTGGATTGAAAAAAATACTGCCAATGTGAGCTACACGCAAAATACGATACTGAGAGATAGAAGTGGCCAGCATGACGTGCATTTGCCGATAACAAACTTCAGTGCAGAGGCCTTCAATGTTACAGACATTACCTTACCAGCTGGCGTTAGTCTTATAGCGAATAACTGTAGTACCACGTTGAATGCCAGTGAAGTCTGCTCTATTGATGTAAGAGTCGATGCATCCGTAGCGTTAGCTAGCTCCGACCGTGCAACATTGAAAGTGGATACCAACCATAGTGTTGCTGGTGATTTGTTGATGAATATAGTTTATGCAGACGCAAAACCACAGCCAAGCTCGGGTGGCAGTAAAGGTGGTTCATTGTCTTTAGCAATGATGCTGTTAGCGCTGTTTGGTTTAGTTTTGAGAGGAAGAGAGCGGCATGTATAAGCCTTGGTTCGGTGTGGTTTTGATAGTATGTTCTTTTTCCGTCTTTGGGTGTTACTCACAGTCTGAAAGACAAACGGATGAATTGAGGGTGGAGCCTCTTGCGAGTTACTCTGTCAATGCTGACTCAATCGAATTTGATGCACTTTCGAATGGATGCAGTCACAATCGAGACTTTGCTTTTGTAGTTGACCATGAGACAGAACACAGTGGCCAAATTTCTATTATTAGACTTAAAGAGGATAATTGTAGAAAAATGCCCGCCTATAAACGGTTTAAGTTACCCTTGGATAACTCTTTACTTGGTAAGGAAATCATTATTCAAAACCTCATCAATGACATTTATAAAGGTTCAGCCTTATAAAGAAGTCGGCGCTCAATGAGCGCCGTTTTTATATGTTGTTGTTTCGATTGTTTTAGTAGTGAGAATTTAAGCCTAATACTGCCTGCATTAGACTAATTATTTGACTAAATGTGATCTAATGATCAATAACTTGCAGTTTATATGTTTATTCTTGCATTATTTATTTAGCTTATTAATATTTAGCGTTTGTTTAATATGAATATAATGGACAACAACTACGTGAAAGTAAAAATATCATCATTTTTTATAGGCTTAGCCATATCTTTTAGTACTTTTGCCCAGGGACCAGAATTAGCTGACAGAATGGCAAGTGCCAGAATTATAGGTGGAGCTGATGCAGATCCAAATAATTGGCCGTTTATTACCTATGTTAAAGTTGGCACCGAATCTTGTGGTGGTAGCCTTATTGGGGACAAGTATGTTTTAACCGCAGCCCACTGTGTTGCCGAAATAAGCGTTAGTGATGTTAATGTATACATAGGGCCAAATGACAGATATGACAGAGAGCCGACTAAGTATGAGCCTGCTCGCTCATACTATATACACAGTGGCTACAACGTGCCAAAGTTTGCTAATGATATTGCGATTATTGAACTAGAAAACACAGTGACGACACCTCAAATAACACTGGCTACAGAAACAGAGGTGAATACGTTAACTACAGACAGTAATTTGACAGTAGCAGGTTGGGGGCTAACTCAAGAGGATGGAAGTTCTTCCAATACTCTAAAAGAAGTGACTATACCTTATGTTGACAAAGGAACCTGCCAAAATATTGGAGGGGATTACTCCAATGTCGGTCCTTATTCACTTTGTGCTGGTAAAAAAAACAAAGATTCTTGTCAAGGGGATAGCGGAGGCCCTCTGGTGATAGGTGAGCCTGGTTCATATAAGCAAGTTGGTGTTGTTAGTTGGGGAGATGGTTGTGCAAGGAAAGACAAGTATGGCGTCTATTCTAATGTTGGTTACTTTAACACCAATGGTTGGATTGAAAGAAATACATCTGGCGTCAGCCATTCACCAGACATTCTTTTGAAAGAAAAGAGTGGAATTTACGACGATAAAATTGAACTTAGAAACTTGATTCCTGATGACAATTTTACCCATAAACTTAATGTTAGATCTGTTGAGCTTCCACAGGGTGTGACCTTGTTAAACAACAATTGTTCAGCGGAGTTGGAATATGGGGAGGCTTGCACCATTGATATCAGCATTGACGCATCGACTGTTTACGCAAACTCAGATAAAGCAACGTTAAAAGTGCTGACCGATCACCAAGTGTCGAGTGAATTGCCTATTTCTATCGTCTACTCATATGAAGATAGAAACGCTACTTCATATCAGTCAAATAATGATAGTAAAGACGGCGGTGGCTCGACTTCTTTGGCGATGATGCTATTAGCAATGTTTGGCTTTGGTTTACGAGCTAAAAGACAGCGCTAACACAAGTACTTTTTAATCGACACTTGAAGACAAGTAAAAGCCGGCATTTCAGTACCGGCTTTTACGTTACAGCTCTTGATCAACTAGCAGTGCGCCGCGAGCTGTCAGCCCACACAGCATAGGTGGGATTGCATTGAAGATTTCTTCAAATTGCTCTAAGCCTTCAATCCCTTGCTCGGCCAGTGTTACGAGGCAAGTTTCTGGGTCATAAAGCATACTAATCGATAACAAAACACCACCCAGTAACGCATTGTCTTCGCTGTTTTCAGGCATGATAGCTTCCCAGTCATCTTTGGTTAACTGCCAGCCTTGAAGTAAGCCTTCACAAAAATCGCGAGCTTCTTGGTTTACAATATCGGCATCATCAAGCTTGCATTCAGCTGGCCAGACCCATTGGTCTTCAAGAAGGTCTGGGCGATATTCGTTCCACATTGCAATAACTAATTCAATGTAGTTTTCGAGCTGCTCACCATCGCCAAATGGTGACACTTCTTCACCTCCCCAAAGAAAAGGAATCCACTCTTGAGGAGGAAGCAGGTTAGGTGCGGCTGCCATGGCAGTTACAAAACCTTGAGTCTTAGGTTCGTTGATAAGTCTATCTTTTAGCTCGGGTTGGGCGAGTATTTCGTTTAGTGTCAAAGCAAATTCCAAGCGGTCATGTCAATTTGAGGTAATATTAACAGTCCAAAGCAGACATAAAAAGGTCACAGCCTGCGTATATTCGCTATAATCTAAGCCAAACGGTAAAAATTCAAAGGCTTATGGAAATACATTCCTCGCTAAAAAGAAAGAGCTTTTTAGCCCTCACTGTGTATTTGGCCATCGTGATTGCGATTATTGGCTCGGTGAGCTATCTCGTTGTTGAGCCACCAATTAGAGAGCAATTGGAAAAGAATCTCGACTTAAGAACCGAGTTGATTGCAAGTGAAATAGAAGAGCCCCTCAATAGCTCAGTCAGTATTTTGCAGAGCGTAGTTGGTATTGGCAATACCAATGAATCTCAAGCGCATCAGGCAGAAATGCTTTACGAGCTGTTTTCAGTGCTTGATGGCGTGGTAGTCAGTGGTGGGCTTTGGCCAATACCATACTCAATTGATAAGAAAAAAGCTTACAGCAGTTTGTTCTTTAACCGTGCTAGCGACGGCCTAGTCGATCAGGTCTTTTCATGGGATAACCCTGAATCGGGTGGTTATGACAACGAGATATGGTATACCGCTGTGGTTGATAAGCCGCCGGGCACAGTGGTTTGGTCGCAAGTGTATATCGACCCCTTTACCCACGTACAAATGATCACGGCATCATCACCTTATTTTCACGATGGTGAGCCAGCTGGTGTTGCGACCATTGATGTCTCATTGGAGAGTTTGGTCGAATTTGTTAGTAAACACGCTCAAGATTACGAGTTAGGTATCGTACTTAGAGACTCTTACGGCGATGTTATTACCGACTACAACTTTCAGGTTGTGAAAAACATTTACATGAGCAGTACAGAGTTTGGCGATTTTCAGTGGAATATTGATGTTGTGAATGCCAATCGCCTAGTGGATGAAGAAGCGTTTTATGTGGTGACAAAAGTTGAAGCGGGCATCATTCCCATGATGTTATTGTGTGTAGTAATGGGGTATGTGCTCATCAATCGTTTCCTGATTTCTCCAATTGTGCTCATCGCTGAGAAAGTCAATGACTCGCGCACCGGAGCCATCGATGTGCGCTACAATAGCCAAGATGAAATTCGCCAACTGATTGATAACTTTAATCAAAAAACCAAATTCTTAGAACAAGAAAAACAAAAAGCTCAGGCTTCAACAAAAGCCAAAAGTGCCTTCTTGGCAACACTGTCTCACGAGATTCGCACACCGATGAACGGCGTACTGGGTACGGCGCAAATTTTAATGAAAACCGACTTAAGCAAAGAGCAGCTTAAGCATATGAAAACCTTGTATGATTCGGGCGACCATATGATGACCTTACTTAATGAAATTCTAGACTTCTCAAAAATTGAGCAAGGCTTTCTGGAGCTGGAGGAACATCCTTTTCCGCTCGAGTCCATATTGGGCAGCGTGAACAGCGTCTATTTTACTTTGTGTGCTGAAAAAGGACTGCAATTTAAAGTCTACTCTGAAGTTCCTCAGGGCCGCTGGTATATGTCAGACAAAGCGCGTCTTCGCCAAGTCTTGTTTAATCTTCTTAATAACGCTGTAAAATTTACATCACGTGGCTATGTGGAAGTCAATTTTTGCGAGTTCAGTCAACAAGGCCGTAACTTCCTAGAAATTAAAGTCCGTGATACTGGTATAGGGATTGCCAAAGAAGCGCACAACAAAATCTTTAGTCCATTTGAGCAAGCAGAATCATCGACAACGAGGCGATTTGGCGGCACCGGTCTTGGTCTTGCAATCGTCAAACAAATCTCAGAACTCATGGGGGGGGAGATAACGGTGACCAGTGAGCTTGGTATAGGGACTAGCTTTAAAGTCACCTTGGCTATGGAGCCTTGTGAGCCACATTTTCTTGAAATAGAAGAGCACAAGAACTTAAATTATCAGGGCCTTAAAGTGCTTATCGTTGAAGATAACCGAACCAATACCATCATTATGAACACCTTTATGACGAGTAAAGGCTTTGAGTGTGAGGTGGCCGAAAATGGAGAGATTTGTTTAGAAAAGCTGGTAAACAATAACTACGATTTAATTTTAATGGATAACCACATGCCAATAATGGATGGTGTTGAGGCGACCATTGCGATTAGGGCGTTAACCAGTTCAAAGGCAAAAATCGTTATATTAGGCTGCACAGCTGATGTGTTTAAAGAGACTCGCGAGCGTATGGTCGGTTCTGGCGTTGATTATGTCATTTCCAAGCCTATTGATGAAACAGAGCTTGATGATGCCTTGTATCGTTTTTCTGACCGTTTATACCAATATAAGCCGGGCCTGCGAGACAGAAGAGAAGTAGATCCACAACA
Coding sequences within it:
- a CDS encoding isochorismatase family protein, coding for MPLPKNVSYPMPSRTSFLNKTDWQLEANRAVLLIHDMQRYFVDIYDPDSVLLPTLLGNIAKIKDWAKQKNIPIVYTQITFNAINHDHPLIEDFWGFEEISPCSKMITPYIAPEEGDIVISKSHYSAMQSDELAQHLQELGRDQLLITGLYANLGGRITATDALKKNIQAFMVSDAVADLSYQDHISALSYVANYTGYVINTQTVLEPKTVLSYQWLYEKVQALLDDPRGLDPEKNLLNYGFDSNRIMKIASDLNQIGVTIDYQELSHEPSVVNWWARLEEKKRAIIIGY
- a CDS encoding UPF0149 family protein; the protein is MTLNEILAQPELKDRLINEPKTQGFVTAMAAAPNLLPPQEWIPFLWGGEEVSPFGDGEQLENYIELVIAMWNEYRPDLLEDQWVWPAECKLDDADIVNQEARDFCEGLLQGWQLTKDDWEAIMPENSEDNALLGGVLLSISMLYDPETCLVTLAEQGIEGLEQFEEIFNAIPPMLCGLTARGALLVDQEL
- a CDS encoding DUF2000 domain-containing protein codes for the protein MFDSSSLPDEHSKRFVAVLNKKVEMGRLFNALGHMSVGLVDQVGDVEKLCFLQYQDKDEGIHPSISHYPFIVLKADNSNKIRKVRNELLERNIPFTDFADTMIVGSSQQQVVATSEKAEHELEYFGICMFGDTEELKEITGKFSLFK
- a CDS encoding hybrid sensor histidine kinase/response regulator; amino-acid sequence: MEIHSSLKRKSFLALTVYLAIVIAIIGSVSYLVVEPPIREQLEKNLDLRTELIASEIEEPLNSSVSILQSVVGIGNTNESQAHQAEMLYELFSVLDGVVVSGGLWPIPYSIDKKKAYSSLFFNRASDGLVDQVFSWDNPESGGYDNEIWYTAVVDKPPGTVVWSQVYIDPFTHVQMITASSPYFHDGEPAGVATIDVSLESLVEFVSKHAQDYELGIVLRDSYGDVITDYNFQVVKNIYMSSTEFGDFQWNIDVVNANRLVDEEAFYVVTKVEAGIIPMMLLCVVMGYVLINRFLISPIVLIAEKVNDSRTGAIDVRYNSQDEIRQLIDNFNQKTKFLEQEKQKAQASTKAKSAFLATLSHEIRTPMNGVLGTAQILMKTDLSKEQLKHMKTLYDSGDHMMTLLNEILDFSKIEQGFLELEEHPFPLESILGSVNSVYFTLCAEKGLQFKVYSEVPQGRWYMSDKARLRQVLFNLLNNAVKFTSRGYVEVNFCEFSQQGRNFLEIKVRDTGIGIAKEAHNKIFSPFEQAESSTTRRFGGTGLGLAIVKQISELMGGEITVTSELGIGTSFKVTLAMEPCEPHFLEIEEHKNLNYQGLKVLIVEDNRTNTIIMNTFMTSKGFECEVAENGEICLEKLVNNNYDLILMDNHMPIMDGVEATIAIRALTSSKAKIVILGCTADVFKETRERMVGSGVDYVISKPIDETELDDALYRFSDRLYQYKPGLRDRREVDPQHMEPLLVNFFMALDDKDFVSAEEYFQRIRNEIANPKDDLLIQTLNAVQEKLSSKEAPAQSDLDVLTISLNDYCG
- a CDS encoding GNAT family N-acetyltransferase yields the protein MALRAFNTQDYSLLIHWIDAEKLNYQWGGPSFNFPLDVTQIDEHYNQANVFPFIYVVQGTEAGFVELFKVSDTHFRICRVFVSEHFRGQGIAKLMLANLITLTKQSYRAELLSLAVFNTNTTAKRCYESLGFVETALEKGERSWDGQVWDLITMEMRC
- a CDS encoding S1 family peptidase, which codes for MQKSLIVLAMGLCTPFFSVSSEVSAVDDAPAPRIIGGSATSKNDWPFMAAMVAKFTSDTQQGQFCGASFIGGRYVLTAAHCVNGIEADEFDVAVGVHDLSHISNEGQRIAVRSYYMHQDYNERTMSNDIAIVELEHPVASPQVKVAEEVDVNNLNSGDTLTVTGWGRQDAYNPLSFSKTLFKVDVPFVDKGTCQNLGLDYFLIGDDAICAGDLAGGKDSCQGDSGGPLMTKIGNDYKQVGVVSWGLGCGNPNAPGVYANVGHFEGNGWIEKNTANVSYTQNTILRDRSGQHDVHLPITNFSAEAFNVTDITLPAGVSLIANNCSTTLNASEVCSIDVRVDASVALASSDRATLKVDTNHSVAGDLLMNIVYADAKPQPSSGGSKGGSLSLAMMLLALFGLVLRGRERHV
- a CDS encoding potassium channel protein codes for the protein MGIWLVVKKWFESHVFHISNKNIFILSILYVGLSWWLLWLAGEADLTQNGSQFIYYLMVTASTVGYGDLSPSSNAGKWVVALFVIPGGLSLFAAVLGRAASGAIEYWRAGILGKRRIRMDNHILLLGWNGQRTIHLIRMLQHEEEGKRPIVLCCRSEIENPLPGQIGFVKVTSYTDSQEMKLTNVGEASCIIVDNLEDDITLSAALYCANINPNAHLLAYFKDEALGHLLSQHCPKAECIPAVGAEMLAKSAVDPGSSALHQELLASTRGMTQYSVLYPQDAADTRVESLFTFIKQEYQATLIAIDTGSGIKLNPELTTSVSAGSRLFYIADERIEAFNWKLLMEK
- a CDS encoding histidine decarboxylase, coding for MKLSNDDLCKLNEFWLYCKENQHFNVGYPESADFDYSVLEKFLKFSINNCGDWRIGNNYKLNTFEFEREVMAFFSKLFRISNKESWGYISNGGTEGNLFSCYLARELFPTGTIYYSEETHYSIAKIVKMLNIPARKISSLSSGEINYVHLIEQIQSDKQSNPIIFANIGTTMRGATDDIERIQHDLSVLGLDRENYYIHADAALSGMIMPFVDDPQPYSFEDGVDSISVSGHKMIGSPIPCGIILAKRCMVDQISADIDYISSRDQTVTGSRNGHNVLFMWAAIKSHSMADWRRKINQCFEMADYVIERLQQASIKAWRNKNSNTIVFPRPSDWVWRKHCLATSGDVAHIITMPHIDSKEQLDPVIEDIITDLRPNYGILNVCGQN
- a CDS encoding serine protease, which translates into the protein MDNNYVKVKISSFFIGLAISFSTFAQGPELADRMASARIIGGADADPNNWPFITYVKVGTESCGGSLIGDKYVLTAAHCVAEISVSDVNVYIGPNDRYDREPTKYEPARSYYIHSGYNVPKFANDIAIIELENTVTTPQITLATETEVNTLTTDSNLTVAGWGLTQEDGSSSNTLKEVTIPYVDKGTCQNIGGDYSNVGPYSLCAGKKNKDSCQGDSGGPLVIGEPGSYKQVGVVSWGDGCARKDKYGVYSNVGYFNTNGWIERNTSGVSHSPDILLKEKSGIYDDKIELRNLIPDDNFTHKLNVRSVELPQGVTLLNNNCSAELEYGEACTIDISIDASTVYANSDKATLKVLTDHQVSSELPISIVYSYEDRNATSYQSNNDSKDGGGSTSLAMMLLAMFGFGLRAKRQR